The segment AATGTCAAGGACTGGGGACAAGTGAGTAGGATGTCATTGTCTGAAAATAAGATCAAGAAAATAAGTTGCAGTCCAGTTTGTCCTAAGCTCAGAACCCTGTTACTCGGGTATAATAACCTGGAGAAGATCTCAAGTGGGTTCTTTATGTGTATGCCTAATCTTGTGGTTTTGGATCTAGCTGCAAACATTGGCCTCAGAGAGCTACCTGATGGGATTTCTAGGCTCATCTCTTTGCAGTATCTCGACTTAAGCAACTGCCTCTAGCAAGTTTAAAAGAGTTGAAAAGGCTTCAACACCTGAACCTTGAGTTTACAGGCTTCCTCAAAGAAATTGCTGGGATATCAAGTTTATCTAACTTGCAAGTTCTGAAGCTCTATGCTTCCTTTGATTTAGATATCAATCTCGTGGAGGAACTACAGCTTCTGAAGCATTTAAAAGTCTTAACAGTCTCTGGAGGTGATGCCTATGTCTGGGAACAGTTGATGAGTAATCCTAGATTAGCTAGTTGCACTCGCAATATGTATTTTTACGAATGTGAAGCAGGAGAAACTGGCATATCGATTGCAGCGACTTCTAGTAGGCTTGAAGAGCTTACAATATATGAGTCCAACATAAGAGAGATAAAGATTGATCAGAGTAGTCCAAAAACCATGTGCAACTTCCAGTTCCTTGTCAAAGTGGAGATCAGTGAATGCCAAGGTCTGCAGGACTTGACGTGGGTGCTCTTTGCTCCGAATCTTGGTTGGCTAGATGTTAGAGAATCACCGCAAATCGAAGAAATAATAAGCAAAGACAAAGCTGCCAAGTTTATGAATGGTGAAGCAACTATGATGCCCTTCCTCAAGTTGAAACACCTTGATTTAGCTTATCTGGACCAACTGAGTAGCATCTACTGGAGTCCTTTGTCTTTTCCATGCCTAATGAAAATCAGTATATTCGGCTGTCCGAATCTCTGGAAACTACCTCTTGGTTCCAGCAGCGCCAACGGCTGTAACCTTGTCATTCATGGAGAGGAAGAGTGGATAGAGGAGCTTCAATGGGACGAGGAAGGTACTAAGGAACAGTTCACCCTGAAAGGTCGAAAGGTTAGTTTTTTAGACTATCTCCAacatcattctatttttttattccaAAATAGAGTTTAGCTTAAGAAATGTTCCAAAATTTATTCCAATTTCTACTtcattatagagtaaaaaatgaaattactaaaaaaaaattttattactCTATTTTCCACTCCAAAATAAAGTAAGGTTGGAGTAAACTCAACTCCATTATGAagttactctattttgaagtatAAAAATGGAAtgatacattggagatgcttttATTGGTATAACCTTCTGTAGGTTTATGAGCCACTTGTTTGATTTTGACATCTTAGAAACCTTTTTGCAGAGTGAGCCTGTAGCTGCTTATCCACAAAACCAGTCGGAGTTAGAACTGTTGAGGAAGAGAGTAGTGGATCTTGAAGAAGAGAACAGATCAATCAAACAACGGCTTGAGAGTATAGAGAGGTTTTTATGGCAGCAACAGCAACTGCAGCAGGCAAGGCCGCATCAGCAACCAACAACGGGCATGCTTCCACCACAAATTGTAATTCACCAACAGAGGCAATCCCAAAGAACACTTCCAGACATGCCATCAAagtatgtttttgttttcattcttATCTACATTTAGgtactatattttattttattttcaacaaTAGCTACTCTAATTTAAAAGGAAAACGCCTGAACATTTAGGTACTATCTAAAAAAGGTAACTATCCTTTTCTATAAAGGTGATATTTCGCATTTGATGATCCTAGTGCCTCTTAACTCTGCAGATCAAATCAATAAAAGAAATATACTTACCAGATATGAATGCTAAATACTAGAGAGCAAGTTGTAGAGGGTAAGTAAGTAAGTTAATAGTTATCTTCTTCCTTTTTGTTCTTACTACTTAGACAATAGTTTCAATCTatgtgttttgtgtttttttcacTCGAACAGGAGTCTCAGAGCAGTTTGAGAAATCGAAGAAGTTGAAGGAGTGGATAGCAGGAGGACCAGATTACACGTTTCTTGAATATGAAAAGCCAAGCCAGACAACATTCAATATCAATTTCATGAAATAAGAAGAAACTTTAAGTGTGtttcaaaaaaggaaaaaaaaaagaaacaagaaaccTTATGTTCATTTTCCGTTAAGTGTTGTTATCCCTTTAAATTGCTCTGTTTCTAGCAGGATTCTGTTAAGTTGTGATACGATATGAACACAAATGCTTTCTTTCTTGATTTGTGTATGGTTTTTTGCAGTATTTCTCATCTATATGCTGAACAATGAACATTAGCTTCGAGAATAACCCATCTGTTGAGAGAATTTTGATGCGTCACACATAAGCATGAGCATTTCGATTTTCGGTAAGGTTCCAGttcgtaattttttttttggcttttggTTTTCTGATTTTATTGATATAGGAACAATCCGATTATTTCTGAAATTTGTTTCGGTTtcattattttggtttttagtttggtTCAAATAACAATATTAGGAACCAGCTACTATCTGATAAAATTATGGGCCAATTCCGTTCtagtttttgaataattaaggtaagaaaacagatttttcaaataaaatatcggatcatttgaataaatttatttatttttgataaagaatATCCATATAATTATgataatttttagtattttagacaaaaaaatatttgggtaGTTTGGTGTGTTGGGTAATTCGGTTTATaactagtttttaaaaatatttggtaattttaaaactagatataattaatattttatgttcTTATGTTTTGGAAATTAAGGTACTCATTTGATACTCGGTTCGATTCCGGTTTGATTTTTTGCTTTTCGGTTTTAGAGATGTAAGTACCGCTTAGATATTTTGTGAACatcagttttgttttaaatttagtttttccaGTTTATTTCTGGTTCAGTTTTTGCTTCTCGGTTTATATACACATGCCTGGTCACATATTATTGACACTTGTTTTAGATATTCAGGTATGTTCATATTCAATCAAATGGTGAAAATTGAATTGATCCTTTGCCATCTTCATTTAGAGGCTAAAAAGCTTTGTTTAAACGGTTACATTAACTAtgaatatatttgtatatttaaacaTTAATTTCAAGTTATAGCCACTAAGAATTTcaaattactgtatatttcaAAACTAGGAAACTTGATGAGTATACCTCTTTACATGTTCATTTCAAAATTACACATATTTACTCGATGAGCTTTATGAGATTTCACTAGATGTCCTCTCCTAAATTTTAGATGGGATTATTTCAGACTTTTACAACTTTAAATGAGTTTCCTTTCACCCAAACTTCAATATTAAAACCTATCCGAAATTCCTTTTAAGACGAGTTTTAAAAATGCATCTAAATACAATTTTTAGCATGTGTTTAATTGTTAATAAACGAAAAATAATTCCTTTTTATTGCTTAAAATAAtctaacaatactaaaagggagaTATGCTTAAAGGAGAAGCATGCCACATCCtcaaaaaaaatcaaccaatcaggatATTTTAATCTACCAGGTCAGCATTACTTATGTCGACTAAAGATGAAAATAGGCCCTTACATTTTTAAACGGCCCAATTTatgtttaagttttattttcgtGACATATGACCCAGCAAAATTATCTCCTCCTTCTTCACGCCGAGCAGTCTCTTCATTTTCCTATGCAATTTTGATTCTCAACTGTAATAGTTGCTCTCCACTACTATAATAATTCATCAAGGCCTCTTCAATACTATGAATCCAATGGCAAGCAACCCCTTCATTCTCCCTTTCTTCACCTTATATATGTTACTTTGTTTTATCAATTCTCCGTAGAACTGCTAACAAACAATCTACTGCATCCATGGCAAACAAAACTTGGAAATCAACTACAACGGTTTCAGCTGCTATATTATGTTGTCTCTGgatgatgaaaagaaatgatgtAACTATAAGATGAGACTGTTTCTCTGATAGCACCAACCCTCAAACTTAAGAGGACCTTGATCTTCATGACACCGGTTTAGAGCCGGTGGACAAGTCAAACGGCCATCTCATTCTGGGTTTGTCTTAAGTCTCTAACTTTTAATCTCATTCTCTTAAATTAATTGACTGGATTTGATTTTGAGCTCAGACGATGTAGCagtgttttttttaatccaCATTGTACACAACTATACAACAAAATCCATACATGTCTTGGTttgattcagaaaaaaaaatcatttttatttgcaGGAGGTTAATTGGCTACAAATTCGGTGAAACCAGAACTTACTGCTCTCTGCTCACATTGGCGGTTCTTTGTTTAAGTGGATATGTTTCAGGTGAAAGCTTTGCATCACAATGTTACTAGCAAAAAACTTTGGTGTGGGCGATCCTCACTCTCATGTCTTTTAAAACTTTGAGGCCATATTCTTCTCTTAAATTATAATCTCAGTTTATGTGGGGgttaattaacacattaaaacTTTACTCTCATGTTTGTTTTGCAGTGATATTGCTTTGTCGATGGTGATGAAATATGCAGACAATATTGTAAAGATAATAAATTGGCAAATGCATATTCAAATCGCCAGCATATGCCCTAAGTAGTAGTCACTTTTCTACACAGGGATTAGCCTTTATCAATCTGTTACATCAGGGCAATGCTTTATCATTGTATTCCTATTCAGTTTCTGTCTTCTCTTTCC is part of the Brassica rapa cultivar Chiifu-401-42 chromosome A09, CAAS_Brap_v3.01, whole genome shotgun sequence genome and harbors:
- the LOC103839625 gene encoding putative disease resistance protein At1g63350 isoform X2, giving the protein MSNPRLASCTRNMYFYECEAGETGISIAATSSRLEELTIYESNIREIKIDQSSPKTMCNFQFLVKVEISECQGLQDLTWVLFAPNLGWLDVRESPQIEEIISKDKAAKFMNGEATMMPFLKLKHLDLAYLDQLSSIYWSPLSFPCLMKISIFGCPNLWKLPLGSSSANGCNLVIHGEEEWIEELQWDEEGTKEQFTLKGRKSEPVAAYPQNQSELELLRKRVVDLEEENRSIKQRLESIERFLWQQQQLQQARPHQQPTTGMLPPQIVIHQQRQSQRTLPDMPSKSNQ
- the LOC103839625 gene encoding putative disease resistance protein At1g63350 isoform X1; this translates as MSNPRLASCTRNMYFYECEAGETGISIAATSSRLEELTIYESNIREIKIDQSSPKTMCNFQFLVKVEISECQGLQDLTWVLFAPNLGWLDVRESPQIEEIISKDKAAKFMNGEATMMPFLKLKHLDLAYLDQLSSIYWSPLSFPCLMKISIFGCPNLWKLPLGSSSANGCNLVIHGEEEWIEELQWDEEGTKEQFTLKGRKSEPVAAYPQNQSELELLRKRVVDLEEENRSIKQRLESIERFLWQQQQLQQARPHQQPTTGMLPPQIVIHQQRQSQRTLPDMPSKYVFVFILIYI